A region from the Candidatus Cloacimonadota bacterium genome encodes:
- a CDS encoding SBBP repeat-containing protein: MRTLRVSLLVVIALGAAAVVSAQSPQWLWAQPAGGDNSDHAYAITRDNTGNLYVAGDFTIQASFGNFNLSSDQAAAFVARLDSAGNWIWAVSATGSGACYASSIDCDSVGNIYVTGNFRNQVNFGNHSLVSEGMQDVFVAKLDGSGNWLWATQGGGTDSDYGMGIAVDDSGQAYVTGSFGDTADFGQISLSINPEDWICDIFIAKLDVNGNWLWAKRAGGSDPDSGNGVALDGSGNCYVTGVFYDDVADFGPDIFTANQCDCLFISKLDSAGNWLWTRRAGGIWPCYAYGRDVTADSQGNCYATGMFSHIIDFGPTSLTCLDEQDIFVCKLDAAGNWLWSRRAGGTSYNEGHGIECDPAGNCFVAGYFYGMGDFGPNTLSSEGLSDLFVAALESGGNWLWSLRGGGYSYDTAQGMASTSAGQLNICGSFSETAVFGPDQIISSGGTDVLVLGLSATTGVAEAYQITDDNMLRSVHPNPCQAGASTVISFELPAGTSGTLEIFNLRGQGILATNHGPGLHSFEWDTTSLPPGLYFCRLVFGKHQTVKKLMLLP; encoded by the coding sequence CTGGGCGCGGCAGCGGTTGTCAGCGCCCAAAGCCCGCAGTGGCTGTGGGCCCAGCCTGCTGGAGGGGACAACTCGGATCACGCGTATGCCATCACCAGAGACAACACGGGCAATCTATATGTTGCCGGGGATTTCACAATTCAGGCCAGCTTTGGCAACTTCAACCTCAGCTCAGATCAAGCCGCGGCATTTGTCGCCAGGCTGGACAGCGCCGGAAACTGGATCTGGGCTGTGAGCGCCACAGGAAGCGGGGCCTGCTACGCCAGCTCGATAGACTGCGATAGTGTTGGAAATATTTATGTTACGGGCAATTTCCGCAACCAGGTCAACTTTGGCAATCACAGCCTTGTCAGTGAGGGCATGCAGGATGTTTTCGTGGCCAAACTGGACGGCTCCGGAAACTGGCTTTGGGCTACCCAGGGAGGAGGAACTGATTCGGATTACGGGATGGGGATCGCGGTTGATGACAGCGGTCAGGCCTACGTCACCGGCAGTTTTGGTGACACAGCTGATTTTGGCCAAATTAGCCTGAGCATCAATCCCGAGGATTGGATCTGCGACATTTTCATCGCCAAGCTGGATGTTAATGGCAACTGGCTCTGGGCAAAACGAGCGGGTGGATCTGACCCCGACAGCGGCAACGGAGTCGCGCTGGACGGCTCGGGTAACTGTTATGTCACCGGAGTATTCTACGACGATGTCGCCGACTTTGGCCCCGACATTTTCACTGCCAACCAGTGTGATTGTCTCTTCATATCCAAGCTGGACAGTGCGGGAAACTGGCTCTGGACCAGACGAGCGGGTGGGATCTGGCCCTGTTACGCCTACGGCAGGGATGTCACCGCCGATTCCCAGGGAAACTGCTACGCGACAGGCATGTTCAGCCACATCATCGATTTTGGCCCCACATCCCTCACCTGCCTTGACGAGCAGGACATTTTCGTCTGCAAACTCGACGCAGCAGGCAACTGGCTGTGGTCAAGACGCGCAGGGGGAACCAGCTACAACGAAGGTCACGGCATTGAGTGCGATCCGGCCGGCAACTGTTTTGTGGCCGGGTATTTTTACGGCATGGGCGACTTTGGCCCCAATACCCTGTCCAGCGAGGGCTTATCAGACCTGTTCGTTGCGGCTCTGGAAAGCGGCGGAAACTGGCTCTGGAGCTTACGCGGAGGTGGATATTCATATGATACGGCCCAGGGTATGGCAAGCACTAGCGCTGGCCAGTTGAACATCTGCGGCAGCTTTTCCGAAACCGCTGTGTTCGGCCCAGATCAGATAATCAGCTCGGGTGGCACGGACGTTTTGGTGTTGGGACTATCAGCTACCACCGGGGTTGCTGAAGCGTATCAGATCACGGATGATAATATGCTGCGATCTGTTCACCCCAATCCCTGCCAGGCTGGCGCAAGCACGGTGATTAGCTTCGAATTGCCCGCGGGAACTTCGGGTACTCTGGAAATTTTCAACCTCCGGGGGCAGGGAATCTTGGCCACCAACCACGGTCCCGGCCTGCACAGCTTTGAGTGGGATACCACTTCTTTACCGCCCGGACTCTATTTTTGCCGGCTTGTCTTCGGTAAGCATCAGACAGTGAAGAAATTAATGCTGTTGCCTTGA
- a CDS encoding lipocalin family protein → MNQILTIFILLIIMGMGVSCQAQITPNPVQTVDNVDLERYLGVWYQQSFFPFRFQRADCGELVTAEYSLNPKGKINVVNTCYADKDGREIKAQRKATAWTVDETNAKLKVQFFWPIKADYWIVKLDQANYSYTVVSESTREYLWILTREKTVDRVLYDEIVNWLKDNGWDTSKLVFTGSFK, encoded by the coding sequence ATGAATCAGATCCTGACCATCTTCATCCTGCTTATCATCATGGGTATGGGAGTAAGCTGCCAGGCCCAAATCACACCAAATCCCGTGCAGACGGTTGATAACGTTGACTTGGAGCGCTATCTGGGCGTCTGGTACCAGCAATCTTTCTTCCCCTTCCGTTTTCAGAGGGCCGATTGCGGCGAACTGGTGACCGCGGAATATTCCCTGAATCCGAAAGGCAAGATCAACGTGGTGAACACCTGCTACGCCGACAAGGACGGCAGGGAGATCAAGGCCCAGCGCAAAGCCACAGCCTGGACGGTGGATGAGACCAACGCCAAACTCAAGGTCCAGTTTTTCTGGCCGATCAAGGCGGATTATTGGATCGTTAAACTCGACCAGGCCAACTACAGCTACACCGTGGTCAGCGAATCCACCCGCGAATACCTGTGGATCCTCACCCGCGAAAAGACCGTCGACAGGGTCCTCTACGACGAGATCGTCAACTGGCTGAAAGACAACGGCTGGGACACCTCCAAGCTGGTCTTCACCGGCAGCTTTAAATAA
- a CDS encoding Hsp20/alpha crystallin family protein yields MKIVPYRKGQELRPMGTMLSIFDDFFNRAFEEENGDDNFRSMAMDIVEHDKEFEILANLPGFRKENVKISVHDNQLLIEAKCEQNKEETKGTVYRCERYSGSYRRNLLLPENSDLAKISAKMEDGVLQLLIPKKEPSPQKEIVIE; encoded by the coding sequence ATGAAGATCGTACCTTACCGCAAAGGACAAGAACTAAGACCCATGGGCACCATGCTCAGCATTTTCGACGATTTCTTCAACCGCGCCTTCGAAGAGGAGAACGGAGATGACAATTTCCGCTCCATGGCGATGGACATCGTCGAGCATGACAAGGAATTCGAGATCCTGGCCAATCTGCCCGGCTTCAGGAAAGAAAACGTGAAGATCTCGGTGCACGACAACCAGCTGCTGATCGAGGCCAAGTGCGAACAGAACAAAGAGGAGACCAAAGGGACCGTGTACCGCTGCGAACGCTACAGCGGCAGCTACCGCCGCAATCTGCTCCTGCCCGAAAACTCCGATCTGGCGAAGATCTCGGCCAAGATGGAAGACGGGGTGCTGCAGCTGCTCATCCCCAAGAAAGAACCCTCCCCGCAGAAAGAAATAGTTATCGAATAA
- a CDS encoding M6 family metalloprotease domain-containing protein: protein MANKLILTLLTALLALGTLCAAPLVNTPVRVAQPDGSELEILASGDEWHNWLHDADNYTIVQNDAGYYVYARQDGEQVAPTDWIVGRGSPQHKALQPGVNLSRRLIEAKYERYPGMRDYSDAKSPHTGDFNNLVVFIKFADDPDFATPIGVYDEIFNNPAGNSMKRYFWEASYNQLNVNSTFYPAPNGSTILCYTDTYPRAYFKAHSAANPQGYNGDNERTQREHQLLLRAVNAIAPQVPTDLVIDGDNDGYVDNTCFIIKGSPEGWAELLWPHRWVLYTVNAMIHGKQVWDFNFQIETSTLGSGAGVLSHEMFHSLGAPDLYRYNDTSIDPISAWDIMCSDQNPPQHMSVWMKHKYGQWISTVPEISASGTYSLSPVASSATNNIWRVPSWKSGEYYLLEYRRPSANYDHNIPGTGLLVYRLDVSESGNADGPPDELYIYRPHANNTTSNGAISMAEFSQQEGRVEMNEATVPSGFMSNNAPGGLNLYEVGEAGQTITFKIKISDVQLTYPRGGETWFSGSNKILTWKAKTLSGTVTLDYSTDGGGSWNTLSVAAPNTGSYVWNNIPVLNSSQVFLRVTQNSNGQTDSNTHPFAIASEMAVPQGTWPPNGATDIPTNPLLAWTATPGVTGYQLQVSADPNFSSFLVNVIDHPDNHYQLQGLTPFQTYHWRVCGLADIGAGPFCLNLSFTTGNITELPAPPVLTFPEHLAVEQAWNLDFAWTAMPLADIYTLQISQSVWFVDPEFDLPNLTATSHHVSGLQPGRTYYWRVSAGNVAGNSNFSQISQFSTRQGTAAEDNTVPVRVNALQQNYPNPFNPVTTISFSLKDPALPASLQIFDIRGRLVRTLFAGMPAGQQLDLVWDGKDNQGQSCGSGIYHYRLRSGDFVQTRKMILLK from the coding sequence ATGGCCAACAAACTGATCTTGACCCTTCTCACAGCGCTGCTGGCGCTGGGAACGCTGTGCGCCGCGCCGCTGGTGAACACCCCGGTGCGGGTGGCCCAGCCGGACGGCAGCGAACTGGAAATCCTGGCCAGCGGGGACGAATGGCACAACTGGCTGCACGACGCGGACAACTATACGATCGTCCAGAATGACGCCGGCTACTATGTTTACGCCCGGCAGGACGGCGAACAAGTGGCGCCCACGGACTGGATCGTGGGCCGCGGATCCCCGCAGCACAAGGCTTTGCAGCCCGGAGTCAACCTTTCCCGCCGGCTGATCGAAGCCAAATATGAGCGTTACCCCGGCATGCGGGATTACAGCGACGCCAAATCCCCTCACACAGGCGACTTCAACAATCTGGTGGTCTTCATCAAATTCGCCGATGACCCCGATTTCGCCACTCCCATCGGCGTTTATGACGAGATCTTCAACAACCCGGCGGGAAATTCCATGAAACGCTATTTCTGGGAAGCATCCTACAACCAGTTGAATGTAAACTCCACCTTCTATCCGGCCCCGAACGGCTCCACCATCCTCTGCTACACAGACACCTATCCCCGCGCCTATTTCAAAGCGCACAGCGCGGCCAATCCCCAAGGTTACAACGGTGACAATGAACGCACCCAGCGCGAACATCAGTTGCTGCTGCGTGCCGTGAACGCCATCGCGCCCCAGGTGCCCACGGACCTGGTGATCGACGGCGACAACGATGGCTATGTGGACAACACCTGCTTCATCATCAAGGGCTCGCCGGAAGGCTGGGCCGAACTGCTCTGGCCCCATCGCTGGGTGCTCTACACCGTGAACGCCATGATCCACGGCAAGCAGGTCTGGGACTTCAATTTCCAGATCGAGACCTCCACCCTGGGTTCCGGCGCCGGCGTGCTTTCCCACGAAATGTTCCACAGCCTCGGCGCTCCAGACCTTTACCGCTATAACGACACCAGCATCGACCCCATCAGCGCCTGGGACATCATGTGCTCGGACCAGAACCCGCCCCAGCACATGAGCGTGTGGATGAAACACAAGTACGGGCAGTGGATCTCCACCGTTCCGGAGATCAGCGCTTCCGGCACCTACAGCCTTTCACCGGTGGCCTCCTCCGCCACGAACAACATCTGGCGCGTGCCCAGCTGGAAAAGCGGCGAATACTACCTGCTGGAATACCGCCGTCCCTCCGCGAATTACGATCACAACATCCCCGGCACCGGACTGCTGGTCTATCGTTTGGATGTTTCCGAGAGCGGCAATGCCGACGGACCGCCGGACGAGCTTTACATCTACCGCCCCCACGCCAATAACACCACCTCCAACGGTGCCATCAGCATGGCCGAGTTTTCCCAGCAGGAAGGGCGCGTCGAAATGAACGAAGCCACCGTCCCGAGCGGGTTCATGAGCAACAACGCGCCGGGCGGGCTCAACCTCTACGAGGTGGGTGAGGCCGGCCAGACCATCACTTTCAAGATCAAGATCTCCGATGTGCAGCTCACCTATCCCCGCGGTGGCGAAACCTGGTTCTCTGGCAGCAACAAGATTCTCACTTGGAAGGCCAAAACCCTCTCCGGAACAGTTACGCTGGATTACAGCACTGACGGCGGAGGCAGCTGGAACACCTTGAGTGTCGCGGCTCCCAACACCGGATCCTATGTCTGGAACAACATCCCGGTGCTCAATTCCAGCCAGGTGTTCCTGCGGGTGACCCAAAACTCCAACGGGCAGACAGACAGCAACACCCATCCCTTCGCGATCGCCAGTGAAATGGCCGTGCCGCAGGGGACCTGGCCCCCCAACGGCGCCACGGATATCCCCACCAATCCGCTGCTGGCCTGGACCGCCACCCCCGGCGTAACCGGATATCAGCTGCAGGTTTCAGCTGATCCCAATTTCAGCAGTTTCCTCGTCAACGTCATCGATCACCCGGACAACCATTATCAGTTGCAGGGCCTTACGCCCTTCCAAACTTACCACTGGCGGGTGTGCGGACTGGCCGACATCGGGGCGGGCCCCTTCTGCCTCAACCTCAGCTTCACCACGGGGAACATCACCGAACTGCCTGCCCCACCTGTGCTTACCTTCCCGGAACATCTGGCTGTCGAGCAGGCCTGGAACCTCGATTTTGCCTGGACCGCCATGCCCCTGGCCGACATCTACACGCTTCAGATCTCGCAAAGCGTCTGGTTCGTCGATCCGGAATTCGATCTGCCCAACCTCACCGCCACCAGCCACCACGTTTCCGGCCTGCAGCCCGGGCGGACCTACTATTGGCGGGTGAGCGCCGGCAATGTGGCCGGCAACAGCAACTTCAGCCAGATCAGCCAGTTTTCCACCCGGCAAGGCACTGCTGCGGAAGACAATACGGTTCCTGTGAGAGTGAATGCGCTCCAGCAGAATTACCCCAATCCCTTCAACCCCGTCACCACCATCAGCTTTAGCCTGAAGGACCCCGCCTTGCCAGCCTCTTTGCAGATCTTCGACATCCGCGGCAGACTGGTTCGCACCCTCTTCGCGGGAATGCCCGCAGGCCAGCAGCTGGACCTCGTTTGGGACGGCAAGGACAACCAGGGCCAGTCCTGCGGAAGCGGAATATACCATTACCGCCTGCGCTCCGGGGATTTTGTCCAAACCCGTAAGATGATATTGTTAAAGTAA